From the genome of Streptomyces sp. NBC_01116, one region includes:
- a CDS encoding LPXTG cell wall anchor domain-containing protein, with product MTGLPAVETAQAAGPPVTAKLKPGSGKRCDVRNGLKAEPRTPANSGFPDDLTGPIYKDRALPKNFEFDLPGQAYDGLQAPTAAEKQKALSQVPGDPDKNVAAWKKIADASKKPADRAMEIYARYFANKEGLAFKHWFDKRYIRNQVNNHKGSGFERQLVRDYKLVGPDWLCEVTVELFDQDGQKVGERRYDAYNTVKKEFNEFKSNSKLTTKQLANDRVVARSMPDHTFRYTGAKKFSKGQAQHIADLERDVRNMRNGKTGQVRGNQRLYNPVPRTTPIRGYSDHQRWFAPACQTGTRQMAAGAGTCGTRGPANERALSSGRTLEEARRFQRDANRLDTRGTLPRGGPGGVDFTTLELRYVGGLGKGKGMSYSMKSDQMPDPDNNPGFGGEVRMQLSSDALFTWLALTPDKFWVNLNPDQPNKVMDAKFGKTDAGRVLLEADLEMKHDFSEAVNPDKHPGAKRYWDTAPRRNGMPCFPGVRMWIEPKPAQVREENGGIYILDAPLKVSTQWLDVDYTVPGSTECEDLSDAEKKAIEQSIATNVMPLVEERVNTDRDYADLRAVYTARVAAEYIRQQDARTATDFRSIINSDDVTAWPLHAPHQDWTREQVWNRYMDSIKKGIEWFELKYGGKVYNQGVGGVDFSRQPKRNIPKAQFAAENRDLDNTVVNSRKSDDASYRDLDTVYLGAGPADGGSGEDPGGDPKPTPTPSDTGKPSDPPSSPAPDPTTPGDDGTPSPPGNRPDPDGDLADTGSGTPVGLFVGIAAALAAAGGALVWWMRRRRTTVRD from the coding sequence GTGACCGGTCTGCCCGCCGTCGAGACCGCCCAGGCGGCCGGTCCGCCCGTCACCGCGAAGCTGAAGCCCGGCTCGGGCAAGCGCTGCGATGTCCGCAACGGCCTCAAGGCCGAGCCGAGGACCCCGGCGAACTCCGGGTTCCCCGACGACCTCACCGGCCCGATCTACAAGGACAGGGCCCTCCCGAAGAACTTCGAGTTCGACCTTCCCGGGCAGGCGTACGACGGGCTGCAGGCCCCGACGGCCGCCGAGAAGCAGAAGGCCCTCTCCCAGGTGCCCGGGGACCCGGACAAGAACGTCGCCGCCTGGAAGAAGATCGCCGACGCGTCGAAGAAGCCCGCCGACCGTGCGATGGAGATCTACGCCCGCTACTTCGCGAACAAGGAGGGTCTGGCCTTCAAGCACTGGTTCGACAAGCGGTACATCCGCAACCAGGTCAACAACCACAAGGGTTCCGGCTTCGAGCGGCAACTGGTCCGCGACTACAAGCTGGTCGGCCCGGACTGGCTGTGCGAGGTCACCGTCGAGCTGTTCGACCAGGACGGTCAGAAGGTCGGCGAGCGCAGGTACGACGCCTACAACACGGTGAAGAAGGAGTTCAACGAGTTCAAGTCGAACTCGAAGCTGACGACGAAGCAGCTCGCGAACGACCGCGTCGTGGCCCGGTCGATGCCGGACCACACCTTCCGCTACACCGGCGCGAAGAAGTTCAGCAAGGGGCAGGCCCAGCACATCGCCGACCTGGAGCGCGATGTGCGGAACATGCGCAACGGGAAGACCGGCCAGGTCCGGGGCAACCAGCGGCTGTACAACCCGGTCCCCAGGACCACGCCGATCCGCGGGTACTCCGACCACCAGCGCTGGTTCGCCCCCGCCTGCCAGACCGGCACCCGCCAGATGGCGGCCGGCGCCGGCACCTGCGGCACCCGCGGCCCCGCCAACGAGCGCGCCCTGTCCTCCGGCAGGACCCTGGAGGAAGCCAGGCGCTTCCAGCGGGACGCCAACCGTCTCGACACCAGGGGAACCCTCCCCAGGGGCGGACCGGGCGGCGTCGACTTCACCACCCTCGAACTCCGTTACGTCGGCGGGCTCGGCAAGGGCAAGGGCATGTCGTACTCGATGAAGTCCGACCAGATGCCCGACCCGGACAACAACCCCGGCTTCGGCGGCGAGGTCCGGATGCAGCTCTCCTCCGACGCCCTGTTCACCTGGCTGGCGCTCACGCCCGACAAGTTCTGGGTGAACCTGAATCCGGACCAGCCGAACAAGGTCATGGACGCGAAGTTCGGCAAGACCGACGCCGGCCGCGTCCTCCTGGAGGCCGACCTGGAGATGAAGCACGACTTCAGCGAGGCCGTGAACCCGGACAAGCACCCCGGGGCCAAGCGGTACTGGGACACGGCGCCGCGCCGCAACGGGATGCCGTGCTTCCCGGGCGTACGCATGTGGATCGAGCCGAAGCCCGCCCAGGTCCGTGAGGAGAACGGCGGGATCTACATCCTCGACGCGCCCCTCAAGGTCAGCACGCAGTGGCTCGACGTGGACTACACCGTCCCCGGCTCCACCGAGTGCGAGGACCTGTCCGACGCGGAGAAGAAGGCGATCGAGCAGTCCATCGCCACGAACGTGATGCCGCTCGTGGAGGAGCGCGTCAACACCGACCGCGACTACGCCGACCTGCGGGCCGTGTACACCGCTCGCGTCGCCGCCGAGTACATCCGCCAGCAGGACGCCAGGACGGCGACGGACTTCCGCTCCATCATCAACAGCGACGACGTCACGGCGTGGCCGCTGCACGCACCCCACCAGGACTGGACCCGTGAGCAGGTCTGGAACCGCTACATGGACTCGATCAAGAAGGGGATCGAGTGGTTCGAGCTGAAGTACGGCGGCAAGGTCTACAACCAGGGAGTCGGCGGCGTCGACTTCTCCCGGCAGCCGAAGCGGAACATCCCCAAGGCCCAGTTCGCCGCGGAGAACCGGGACCTCGACAACACCGTGGTCAACTCCCGTAAGTCCGACGACGCCTCCTACCGGGACCTCGACACCGTCTACCTCGGAGCGGGCCCGGCGGACGGAGGGAGCGGCGAGGACCCGGGCGGCGACCCCAAGCCCACGCCGACCCCGTCGGACACCGGCAAGCCGTCCGACCCGCCGTCGTCCCCGGCCCCGGACCCCACCACCCCCGGTGACGACGGCACACCGTCCCCGCCCGGCAACAGGCCGGACCCCGACGGCGACCTCGCCGACACCGGCAGCGGCACTCCCGTCGGCCTCTTCGTCGGCATCGCCGCCGCGCTCGCGGCGGCGGGCGGGGCCCTGGTGTGGTGGATGCGCCGACGCCGTACGACCGTCCGGGACTAG
- a CDS encoding AAA family ATPase, translated as MTTLFLMVGLPGAGKTTRARQLAEEHGALRLTPDEWLLPLFGEAEPDGATRDVLEGRMLWLALDAVRLGTDVVVDYGCWSRDERSAIRWLAEAEGARFRMVYLPVDNETQRARIAHRWATAARETYPLTEADLLHGREHFEEPDPAERDGRAASAPPSGWAGWPEWAADRWPSFVRPAGA; from the coding sequence GTGACCACCTTGTTCCTGATGGTCGGCCTGCCAGGGGCCGGAAAGACCACACGCGCCAGGCAGCTCGCCGAGGAGCACGGCGCGCTGCGCCTGACCCCCGACGAGTGGCTGCTCCCCCTGTTCGGCGAGGCGGAGCCGGACGGGGCGACGCGCGACGTGCTGGAGGGGCGGATGCTCTGGCTCGCCCTGGACGCGGTCAGACTGGGCACCGACGTGGTCGTGGACTACGGCTGCTGGTCCCGCGACGAACGGTCCGCGATCCGCTGGCTGGCGGAGGCGGAGGGCGCGCGATTCCGCATGGTCTACCTGCCCGTCGACAACGAGACCCAGCGCGCCCGGATCGCCCACCGCTGGGCGACCGCCGCCCGGGAGACCTACCCGCTCACCGAGGCCGACCTCCTGCACGGGCGGGAGCACTTCGAGGAGCCCGACCCGGCGGAACGGGACGGCCGCGCGGCTTCCGCCCCGCCTTCCGGATGGGCGGGCTGGCCGGAGTGGGCCGCCGACCGGTGGCCGTCGTTCGTCCGGCCGGCCGGCGCATGA
- a CDS encoding alpha/beta hydrolase, whose product MTGSLTWQMLRDLKTSEFTQAGDKWHEVSARSGSDRAQVDRAMSAKLRETQESDSAEAALGRLRRLSRNFQYVQTECGLVRTALNGLAGDLTDPQNQLKQALEDAASLNFTVHEDGSVSYPAVKVDDLTGKKQEAPGGSSATGSSRLPLEPPGLVAPGRQPLYPGYAGFSPVNPNAEKAQDVADRIARAVRSAREIDARYAKTLNGLRAEKGLDVTAATLEDVFRDTADVRSTAGMHLAESVPEDKSPAERKKWWDGLAEEQRQEYLKIAPDLIGGLDGIPAVVRDEANRNYLPVLIDEMARQSGDDAKTKLDALRMIQDKLGESSQPPMFLLGVGDEGNGRAIVSYGNPDASRHVAAYVPGLGTKLDGDFVEDTMKRAHDTAIGARKVDRSTASIIWLGYDAPQNVDVMTKGDAQRGAPAYNEFMAGLSATNANEDPHVTAIGHSYGSLTVGTAAKESGGIPGVDDVILLGSPGVDAQGATELGVGKDHVFVGAADNDPVTHLPTKGESALAAGPALVLGGPEGARRANDLFDVGNDDLYFGKDPASGAFGAQRFEVHDGPRMVLEAGKFDAHSQYFDSDKDQKSADNIANIVGGRPEEIVREKHR is encoded by the coding sequence ATGACCGGATCCCTCACCTGGCAGATGCTGCGTGACCTCAAGACCTCCGAGTTCACGCAGGCGGGCGACAAGTGGCACGAGGTATCGGCGCGTTCGGGCTCCGACCGTGCCCAGGTCGACCGCGCGATGTCCGCGAAGCTCCGCGAGACCCAGGAGAGCGATTCGGCCGAGGCGGCCCTCGGCAGGCTGCGGCGACTCAGTCGCAACTTCCAGTACGTGCAGACCGAGTGCGGCCTGGTCCGCACAGCGCTCAACGGCCTCGCCGGCGATCTGACCGACCCCCAGAACCAGTTGAAGCAGGCGCTGGAGGACGCGGCATCGCTGAACTTCACGGTTCACGAGGACGGCTCCGTCAGCTATCCGGCCGTCAAGGTCGACGACCTGACGGGGAAGAAGCAGGAGGCCCCGGGCGGTAGTTCGGCGACGGGCAGCTCCCGTCTCCCACTGGAACCGCCGGGCCTCGTCGCGCCCGGCCGGCAGCCGCTGTATCCGGGCTACGCAGGCTTCAGCCCGGTCAACCCGAACGCGGAGAAGGCCCAGGACGTGGCCGACCGCATCGCCCGAGCCGTACGGTCCGCGCGGGAGATCGATGCACGGTACGCGAAGACCCTCAACGGTCTGAGGGCGGAAAAGGGCCTCGATGTCACCGCGGCCACACTGGAGGACGTGTTCAGGGACACCGCCGACGTCCGCTCCACCGCTGGCATGCACCTCGCCGAAAGCGTTCCGGAGGACAAGAGCCCGGCCGAGCGCAAGAAGTGGTGGGACGGCCTGGCCGAGGAACAGCGCCAGGAGTACCTGAAGATCGCACCGGACCTGATCGGCGGCCTGGACGGTATCCCGGCGGTCGTCCGCGACGAGGCGAACCGGAACTACCTGCCGGTCCTCATCGACGAGATGGCGCGCCAGAGCGGCGACGACGCCAAGACCAAGCTCGACGCCCTCCGCATGATTCAGGACAAGCTCGGCGAGTCGAGCCAACCGCCGATGTTCCTCCTGGGCGTCGGAGATGAGGGCAACGGACGGGCGATCGTCTCGTACGGGAACCCCGATGCCTCCAGGCACGTCGCTGCGTACGTCCCCGGTCTCGGCACCAAGCTCGACGGCGACTTCGTTGAGGACACGATGAAGCGGGCCCATGACACGGCCATCGGTGCCCGGAAAGTGGACCGGTCCACTGCCTCGATCATCTGGCTTGGCTACGACGCCCCGCAGAACGTGGACGTGATGACGAAGGGCGATGCGCAACGGGGCGCCCCGGCGTACAACGAGTTCATGGCGGGCCTTTCGGCGACGAACGCGAACGAGGACCCGCACGTGACGGCGATCGGGCATTCCTATGGCTCGCTCACCGTGGGCACGGCCGCCAAGGAGTCCGGCGGGATTCCGGGCGTCGATGATGTGATCCTGCTCGGCAGCCCTGGCGTGGACGCGCAGGGGGCGACGGAACTCGGCGTGGGCAAGGACCATGTGTTCGTGGGCGCAGCTGACAACGATCCGGTCACCCACCTGCCCACGAAGGGGGAGTCCGCGCTCGCTGCGGGGCCTGCCTTGGTGCTTGGAGGCCCGGAGGGGGCCAGGAGAGCCAATGACCTCTTCGACGTCGGCAACGACGACCTGTACTTCGGCAAGGATCCGGCGAGTGGGGCCTTCGGAGCGCAGCGCTTCGAGGTCCACGACGGACCCAGGATGGTCCTTGAGGCCGGAAAGTTCGATGCTCACTCCCAGTATTTCGACTCGGATAAGGATCAGAAGTCGGCGGACAACATTGCCAATATCGTCGGCGGACGTCCTGAGGAAATTGTGAGGGAGAAGCATCGATGA
- a CDS encoding DUF1524 domain-containing protein, which produces MVIKNLARGLGALALALVPLLPSPATPAAQAAPAAEVTTLSDAVGLLKVNEENRTDHTSSSFRHWNAGEDTTDGCDTRAEVLLAEAVVAPTVEPGCKLTGGRWTSYFDGQEVTGTGSLDVAHLVALAEAWDSGASAWTAGRREAYANDQGADVSLVAVTSRTNRQKADKDPADWMPPSPQAQCRYAGEWVSTKLRWQLTVDDRELEALKVYAEGPCEDIIVHYTPTA; this is translated from the coding sequence CTGGTGATCAAGAACCTCGCGCGCGGTCTCGGCGCGCTCGCCCTCGCCCTCGTACCTCTTCTCCCGTCCCCCGCCACTCCAGCAGCGCAGGCCGCTCCGGCGGCGGAGGTGACGACCCTGTCCGACGCGGTCGGTTTGCTGAAGGTCAACGAGGAGAACCGCACCGACCACACCTCTTCGTCCTTCCGGCACTGGAACGCGGGTGAGGACACGACGGACGGGTGCGACACCCGCGCCGAGGTCCTCCTCGCCGAAGCGGTCGTCGCACCCACCGTGGAGCCCGGCTGCAAGCTGACCGGCGGCAGGTGGACGTCCTACTTCGACGGCCAGGAGGTCACCGGCACCGGCTCCCTGGACGTGGCCCACCTGGTCGCGCTCGCCGAGGCGTGGGATTCCGGCGCCTCCGCCTGGACCGCGGGCCGGCGGGAGGCCTACGCGAACGACCAGGGTGCGGACGTCTCCCTGGTCGCGGTCACCTCGCGCACCAACCGCCAGAAGGCGGACAAGGACCCGGCGGACTGGATGCCGCCGTCCCCGCAAGCCCAGTGCCGGTACGCGGGGGAATGGGTGTCGACCAAGCTCCGCTGGCAGCTCACCGTGGACGACCGCGAGCTGGAAGCGCTGAAGGTGTACGCGGAGGGGCCCTGCGAAGACATCATCGTCCACTACACTCCGACCGCCTGA
- a CDS encoding type II toxin-antitoxin system RelE/ParE family toxin, translated as MGYVTRFTAHAQRDLLKIPLPEARRVLGRLADLQKALDGGDLAAFDVKPLQGHEARWRLRVGDYRAVYTVEGNRLIVWVLAVGHRREIYRSL; from the coding sequence ATGGGCTACGTCACGCGATTCACGGCCCACGCACAACGCGACCTCCTCAAGATCCCCCTGCCGGAAGCCCGACGTGTCCTCGGCCGTCTGGCAGACCTCCAGAAGGCCTTGGATGGGGGAGACCTCGCCGCATTCGACGTCAAGCCGCTCCAGGGCCACGAGGCGCGATGGCGTCTCCGAGTAGGTGACTACCGTGCCGTCTACACCGTGGAAGGCAACCGGCTTATCGTCTGGGTGCTCGCCGTCGGCCATCGGCGCGAGATCTACCGATCTCTCTGA
- a CDS encoding type II toxin-antitoxin system Phd/YefM family antitoxin: MSEPVTESMAEVRKHLADVIDRARRDETPTIITRRGKSEAVIVDIDEYRRLCEAAERYEDEWLNRLADEATAEGTDGSVSLEEMAALLRSAN, translated from the coding sequence ATGAGTGAGCCCGTGACCGAATCCATGGCAGAGGTACGCAAGCATCTCGCGGACGTCATCGACCGCGCCCGCCGTGACGAGACGCCCACGATCATCACCCGCCGAGGCAAGAGCGAAGCCGTCATTGTGGACATCGACGAGTACCGACGCCTGTGCGAGGCCGCCGAGCGCTACGAGGACGAATGGCTCAACCGACTCGCGGACGAGGCCACTGCCGAGGGAACCGACGGATCCGTATCCCTCGAAGAGATGGCCGCACTCCTCCGGTCGGCCAACTGA
- a CDS encoding SAM-dependent methyltransferase, producing MTAQAPHPPIDTSKPHSARVYDALLGGKDNYPVDQQVAELLPIEAKVGARQQRSFMNRATAWLAGEGVTQFLDIGTGIPTAPNLHQTAQEIRPSARVVYCDNDPIVLRHAEALLVSRPEGVTDYVHADVREPAIILDAARETLDFDRPIALSLLGLLHFLPDAEDPIGIVRTFTSAMAPGSYVVLSHGASDVNEEIGQQSEDEYKKGGIQLALRSREEFARFFEGLEIAAPGLVRAPEWFNGTPAPTQEFSGIYVAVARVP from the coding sequence ATGACGGCACAGGCGCCTCACCCCCCGATAGACACCAGCAAGCCCCACTCGGCCCGGGTCTACGACGCGCTGCTCGGCGGCAAGGACAACTATCCGGTGGACCAGCAGGTGGCGGAGCTCCTGCCCATCGAGGCGAAGGTCGGCGCCCGGCAGCAGCGCTCCTTCATGAACCGCGCGACGGCCTGGCTGGCGGGCGAGGGCGTGACGCAGTTCCTGGACATCGGGACGGGCATTCCCACCGCGCCGAACCTGCACCAGACCGCCCAGGAGATCCGCCCCTCCGCCCGGGTCGTCTACTGCGACAACGACCCCATCGTCCTGCGCCACGCGGAAGCGCTGCTGGTCAGCCGCCCGGAGGGCGTGACGGACTACGTCCACGCCGACGTCCGCGAGCCCGCGATCATCCTCGACGCGGCACGCGAGACCCTGGACTTCGACCGCCCGATAGCCCTGTCGCTGCTCGGCCTGCTCCACTTCCTCCCGGACGCCGAGGACCCGATCGGCATCGTCCGTACGTTCACGAGCGCGATGGCGCCCGGCAGTTACGTCGTGCTGTCCCACGGCGCGTCCGACGTGAACGAGGAGATCGGGCAGCAGAGCGAGGACGAGTACAAGAAGGGCGGCATCCAGCTGGCCCTGCGGAGCCGCGAGGAGTTCGCGCGGTTCTTCGAGGGCCTGGAGATCGCAGCCCCCGGCCTGGTGAGGGCCCCGGAGTGGTTCAACGGAACGCCCGCGCCCACGCAGGAGTTCAGCGGCATCTACGTGGCCGTGGCCCGGGTTCCGTAA
- a CDS encoding lysostaphin resistance A-like protein, translating to MRAPSGSRYDEQGRNGQGGRFGWLGELLTALALVVVGVLAVGVAGAIIAEVLDAGPSDADSELFFEDPVAELVVSLVGIAVGIPIVLWVARGLGRRPAGTVSSVVGRLRWGWLGRCAAVGFPLIAVQIGLLIAWTWDAEPLTESGAGFPGWPYFLLSLAVVLALVPFQAAAEEYVFRGWLVQVIGRVVRSPWPAVVLASLLFALAHGFGELSGFLLLFYSALWWGWLVIRTGGLEAVIVLHVANNVLAFGLAAGFGELDDTSTAADAPWQALVLELVFAPLYCLTVAKIAERRGIERVSP from the coding sequence GTGCGTGCGCCCTCGGGCTCCCGCTACGACGAGCAGGGGCGCAACGGGCAGGGCGGGCGGTTCGGGTGGCTGGGCGAGCTGCTGACAGCCCTCGCGCTGGTAGTGGTGGGCGTGCTGGCGGTCGGTGTGGCCGGCGCGATCATCGCCGAGGTGCTGGACGCCGGGCCCTCGGACGCCGACAGCGAACTCTTCTTCGAGGACCCGGTCGCCGAACTGGTGGTCTCGCTCGTCGGCATCGCGGTCGGCATACCCATCGTCCTGTGGGTGGCCCGCGGTCTCGGCCGGCGGCCCGCCGGGACCGTGTCCTCCGTCGTCGGGCGGCTGCGCTGGGGCTGGCTCGGGCGCTGCGCGGCCGTGGGCTTCCCGCTGATCGCCGTGCAGATCGGCCTGCTGATCGCCTGGACCTGGGACGCGGAACCGCTCACGGAGTCCGGTGCGGGCTTCCCGGGCTGGCCCTACTTTCTGCTGAGCCTGGCCGTGGTGCTGGCGCTCGTCCCGTTCCAGGCCGCCGCCGAGGAGTACGTCTTCCGGGGCTGGCTGGTCCAGGTGATCGGCCGGGTCGTGCGCTCGCCCTGGCCCGCGGTCGTCCTGGCGTCCCTTCTGTTCGCCCTGGCCCACGGGTTCGGCGAGCTCTCCGGCTTCCTCCTGCTCTTCTACTCGGCGCTGTGGTGGGGCTGGCTGGTGATCCGCACCGGCGGTCTCGAAGCGGTGATCGTCCTGCACGTCGCCAACAACGTGCTGGCCTTCGGCCTCGCGGCGGGCTTCGGGGAACTCGACGACACCAGCACCGCCGCCGACGCCCCCTGGCAGGCCCTGGTCCTCGAACTCGTCTTCGCCCCGCTGTACTGCCTGACCGTGGCGAAGATCGCCGAGCGTCGAGGCATCGAGCGGGTCAGCCCCTGA
- a CDS encoding ABC transporter permease, translated as MTDPHGLRPARLSPRDVLRVGAVGLRARRARVVLSALGIAIGIATMVAVVGLSESSRADLMSRLDRLGTNLLTAEAGEDPLGGTVELPKNAVAMVERIGPVRHATATAEVDARIRRSDVVPEERTAGVTTQAARTDLLATLGGKVARGTWLTPAGERLPTAVLGTVAADRLGITRPGETIMLNDTRVAVVGILEPVELVPTLDRVALIGFPAAKRYFGFDGRPTTIFERSTDASVEDVRAVLARTVSPGNEANVRVSRPSDALAARAAADKGLTALMLGLGAVALLVGGVGVANTMVISVLERRQEIGLRRALGATRNAIRLQFLTESLLLSSLGGVAGALLGSAATYGFARAQGWTAVVPPWSLAGGLAATLLIGVVAGLYPAIRASHLHPTVALNAT; from the coding sequence ATGACCGATCCCCACGGCCTCCGGCCCGCCCGCCTCTCCCCCCGGGACGTCCTGCGGGTAGGCGCGGTCGGACTGCGGGCGCGCCGGGCCCGGGTGGTGCTCTCGGCGCTCGGCATCGCCATCGGCATCGCGACGATGGTCGCGGTCGTCGGCCTGTCCGAGTCGAGCCGCGCCGACCTGATGTCCCGGCTCGACCGTCTCGGCACCAACCTCCTCACCGCCGAGGCGGGCGAGGACCCGCTCGGGGGCACGGTCGAGCTGCCGAAGAACGCGGTGGCGATGGTCGAGCGGATCGGCCCGGTGCGCCACGCCACGGCCACCGCCGAGGTCGACGCCCGCATCCGCCGCAGCGACGTCGTCCCCGAGGAGCGCACGGCCGGGGTCACCACGCAGGCGGCCCGGACCGACCTGCTCGCCACGCTCGGCGGCAAGGTGGCCCGGGGCACCTGGCTGACCCCGGCAGGCGAGCGCCTGCCCACGGCCGTCCTGGGCACGGTGGCGGCGGACCGCCTCGGCATCACCCGCCCCGGCGAGACGATCATGCTGAACGACACCCGGGTGGCCGTCGTCGGGATCCTCGAACCCGTCGAGCTGGTCCCGACCCTGGACCGGGTGGCCCTGATCGGATTCCCGGCCGCGAAACGCTACTTCGGCTTCGACGGCCGCCCCACCACGATCTTCGAGCGCTCCACGGACGCCTCGGTGGAGGACGTACGGGCGGTGCTGGCCCGCACGGTCAGCCCCGGCAACGAGGCCAACGTCCGGGTCTCGCGCCCTTCGGACGCGCTGGCCGCCCGCGCCGCCGCCGACAAGGGGCTGACGGCCCTGATGCTCGGGCTCGGCGCGGTGGCCCTCCTGGTCGGCGGGGTGGGCGTCGCCAACACGATGGTGATCTCCGTGCTGGAGCGCCGCCAGGAGATCGGCCTGCGCCGCGCGCTGGGGGCGACGCGCAACGCGATCCGGCTCCAGTTCCTGACCGAGTCGCTGCTCCTGTCCTCGCTGGGCGGTGTCGCGGGCGCGTTGCTGGGCTCGGCGGCCACGTACGGGTTCGCGCGGGCGCAGGGGTGGACGGCGGTGGTCCCGCCCTGGTCCCTGGCGGGCGGCCTGGCCGCGACCCTGCTGATCGGCGTGGTCGCGGGCCTCTACCCGGCGATCCGCGCCTCCCACCTGCACCCGACGGTGGCACTGAACGCGACCTGA
- a CDS encoding ABC transporter ATP-binding protein yields MTPSSSPSSSPSPSSPSPSSSPSSRGLETGPAPSAPLTPVVELRNATKSYPGGVHALCAVNLTVHEGELLAVVGPSGSGKSTMLNVMGTLDRPTTGTVRVAGHDVSALSDARLSALRARHIGFVFQHFHLAAGRDAVDNVADGLLYTGLRSRERRSRAREALARVRLDHRSSHTPNELSGGEKQRVAIARALVGEPRLVLADEPTGALDTASGEIVMELLHELNASGTTVCVITHDHGIAASLPRRVRFRDGEIVADERSTAPFPRTPDARSTAPLPRTEAGA; encoded by the coding sequence ATGACACCGTCCTCCTCGCCCTCCTCATCCCCCTCGCCCTCGTCGCCCTCCCCGTCGTCCTCGCCCTCCTCCCGGGGCCTTGAGACCGGCCCGGCCCCCTCTGCTCCCCTCACCCCCGTCGTCGAACTCCGGAACGCCACGAAGTCGTACCCCGGCGGCGTCCACGCCCTGTGCGCCGTGAACCTCACGGTCCACGAGGGCGAACTCCTCGCGGTGGTCGGCCCGTCCGGCTCCGGCAAGTCCACGATGCTCAACGTCATGGGCACCCTGGACCGGCCCACCACGGGTACGGTCCGGGTCGCCGGACACGACGTCTCCGCGCTCTCCGACGCCCGTCTCTCCGCCCTGCGCGCCCGCCACATCGGCTTCGTGTTCCAGCACTTCCACCTGGCGGCGGGGCGCGACGCGGTGGACAACGTCGCCGACGGCCTGCTGTACACCGGCCTCCGCTCCCGGGAACGGCGCAGCCGGGCGCGCGAGGCGCTGGCCCGCGTACGCCTGGACCACCGGTCCTCGCACACCCCGAACGAGCTGTCCGGCGGCGAGAAGCAGCGCGTGGCCATCGCCCGCGCCCTGGTGGGAGAGCCCCGGCTCGTGCTGGCGGACGAGCCGACCGGGGCGCTGGACACCGCGTCCGGCGAGATCGTCATGGAGCTGCTGCACGAGCTGAACGCGTCCGGCACCACGGTCTGCGTGATCACCCACGACCACGGCATCGCGGCGTCGCTGCCGCGCCGGGTCCGCTTCAGGGACGGCGAGATCGTGGCGGACGAACGCTCCACCGCACCCTTCCCCCGTACGCCGGACGCACGCTCCACCGCGCCCCTTCCCCGTACGGAGGCCGGCGCATGA